TTTACTGTTTCATCAGCTGGTGGAACAAGGGTTGGTTCCCCCGTTGCACATTTAGTTCAAAACTATGCTGCCATCTTTCAGATTCATATTTGACTAAGATCTTGAAAACTGagcaagaagaagaaaaaagagaatttgttagaaatttttttttatcccttTCCATGTTCTATTGAGCCCGTGAtttgaaaaaacaaacaaacaaaattgtTTTTTCAGGCTGGATTTCAAAACTCAGATTTTCGGAATGACATTGAAAAGGGATTGATCTAAACGTAAATTTATGAAGAAAAAGGTGTAGCTACGGAACAGGGTTTTGTGTACTACAGAAAGTGACTTGGGATATAACATGTTCATAAATCATAAGCATTATGATTAGTTTTGAGGATATACTTAAAGAAATTCATGACTTGTTTCATTCCATTTTCCATAGTTTTTTCATATTATCTTATTTTTTACTCTTTGAAATTCAGAGGATATTCTTAAAGAAAATCATGAGTTGTTTCATTCCATTTTCCATGGTTTTTTCTATATTATCTTATTTTTTACTCTTTGAAATTTACTTTGTTAAGATTGTGCAAATGGATATGGTTGCACTTGCAGCAGGTTACTTGCCCGATAACCATTTATGGCCACAAAATCTCTGCTCCACAAAGGTCTGCAAGCTGCCAAATCAATATGGTAACCTTAAAAGATAGTACTTCTTCAATAATATATGCTTCTTTCGCTACATCACCTTCATTGAGACACCGAAAACAAAGTCATAACTTGAGCGTTCCTATATTTTCACAAACCACATGAGACATAATATAAGAAGCAGAggataaatatttgataaacAAAATACATAACTTAAAGTAACATGAAAATAGGCATTATCCAACATAACATCAAATGCAACCATCGGAATCACAATAAAATCAGCATATAACAATCTCGTACCCATCTGTACCGGACATGCCGTAAGAATACTAGTAggacaaatctcatcaccaGATGGCAACATAATAGTGAATTGTAAAGGCATAATAGTAGGCTCGCAAGATAAGGAGAGCATAAatacttcagacataaaagaatgagttgCTCCGGTATCAATCAATGTAAGTGCTTCCTTGCCAGATATTAGAATATTACCTGATATGACTGAAGAATCAGGATTGGCTCCTTCTTTTGTCATCGTAAAGATTCTGCCTTGAACTTTTCCTTTGTCAGAGGAGAGAGGACATTTCTGTGCTGTATGCCCCATTTCTTTGCATCTATAACATCGGCCACTCCCAACCAAACACTCGCCTTTGTGTGGCTTGCCACACTTGGGACATAACGGTCGCTCCGTACCCGAAGTAGGCACAGAAGGTTTATTGTGTTGCTCCATCTTACCTTTCCCTTTTGTAACCACCTCGAGTACTAGCGCTTGTCCCTTGCCCTCTAGCTTGCAAAGCTTGCCTTCTCAACTGTCGTTCCTTCTCAATCTCTCGTTCATCAAGTTCAGCTAATAGTGCTCTCTCAACAATGTCTTGGTATGTCACCACTTTAGCCATGTGAACATCTCTTCGAATCTCGGGTCTCAAACCGCGACGAAAGTGCTCtcctttatctttatcattCTCGGCAATAAAAGGAACTAAGACACATCCTTCTTCAAATTTGAAAGTATATTCATTGACAGTCATGGCAGCTTGTCGCAACTCGAGAAATTCTTTCACTTTCTTAGCTCTAACCTctcgtgaaaaatatttgacgTAGAATAGCTCCTTGAATTCATCCCACTTTAATTCACGAACAGTAACTGTAACTTTGgtggcttcccaccaaataCGTGCTGCTTTGACCAACATAAAGACTGCGCAGCTCACCTTGTCTCTATCATTGAACTTCAGGTAATCAAAGATGGCCTCCAGTGACTTGACCCACTCAAGAGCTACCAGTGGATCAAGACTGCCAACAAATTCGGGAGGGTTCATTCACCTAAATACGTCATAAGAACTACCTTCAGTGCTTTCCACTTTACTCTGTCCCCTTCCTTGACCATGACCCTGGGTTGAGGTATGCAGGCTCAACAACTGTTGAATTTGTTCACCATGAACTTTCTCCCGTTCTTGTATTAATTTACTGAATTCATCTACAACATTGGTAGTCCTATCAGTGGTAGGGGTCCTATCATCCCCTTCAGTAACCTTTCGTTTAGGAGGCATTTCCTACACATAAGCTCACTTTAACATAGATAAgaagaaaaatacatcaataacaatGAAATAGGATCAACgctcaatgttaaaatcaatagatgcaggatcgaaaacataccagattgtcctaggtagaagaagtcatatacggtccaagaacctggctctgataccaattgaaacaacccactcccatgacaataacatttaataaaaataacgtACGCGGAAGCATTTCATTTAAAAGGAAAAGTACTAAATAGCATTTACATtataaccatttttttttaaatctagcAACATTACTAGTCACAACATATTATCTATACATAAGCAAAAGCCAATACAAAATTTTCCCATAATTCATTaccaaaatacatgatatttaaaGCTTTACATATGTTCACTCCACCACAATTTAAAGTGACATAACCAAAAAGTCTTTCCCATGgcattttatatgacttctcccgcCTCGAACAATCCATTTCagtcctttttatcacctgcatcacatgacattaactggaatgagaataAACTCAGTAAATAGAAAGTTGTACGTAGCAATTACATACATATAGCTTTGGCTTAAAACATGGCTATGGCAATGGCGTTTTTGGAAATGACAATGAAGAATGAATCATAAGTCTCAAACCAATTTAAAGGGTATCAtgtcatgaattaaaggaaggaaatgacagtgatgtgacctgtgacctgtggcaagtatctctttgatataaatatcaaaactatgagagatacttcataatcatgtgattggccaatgacatgcatgaattactatcattccttggctttaatcatacgGAACTTCATTTGggcattttaacaaatacttggtaggcaacaataaagtactagctccttatcaatgaattcaatggtattcttggcacaatgaacaaataacaatacatacattaataatctaacaatggaaggagctagacatcaacaaacatgacgtatatacatatatatcatgtgagcacttgaaaggaagcttctacttacaacccacaaACACTTTGGTTGCTATGATGTTCTttgaatgattcctacaacaataatcacaataatatcCATAAATCATTATCATTAATCCAAGGaatcaaaaattcaatttaaacCTTCATCACTTCAAACCCTTCCAACTCCAAGAATAGAAatcttaccttgtagcttgaaatctTAGTGGAAGAAGCTAAGAAATCAACTATGAGCTTGGCACTTGAAGTAGGaaaatgaaggagagaaaacCTTTAAAGGAGAAGGCAAGAAACGATGGGAGAGCAGGGAGTGAGTAGAAGGGTTTAGAATCAAGTTTAAAAGCCTTCAATTAcaccaaaaacgtgttttctatgccatagacacggaccccgtgcctccctccgtgtagaggtccgtgtacacactggaaatcactcatttttcttggcaggacccggaccccgtgtaggggtccgtgtacaggtccgtgtaccctctgtccaagggccaaaactgcactttttcttccgaattagcaaaagtggtcaacatgaaagttgtagccctatgtgttttcttgaatctcccactaatttcaggtcatttgaaggtttgagtaaaaagttatgcccattctcccaacatatgtcagtgcaagaacaacgaaacacacgacacatttcgggccacttttggctcgccTTCCTTactgatttgaacaaaactcaaaacatgaaagttatagccttatatcttatctttctaatgaaagtagcctcacatcaattggattaatatacaaaacattagactaaaaaccacaactactgccacatttttcataccgtttctgcacttccatttcctatttggctcaagatcaactttctattttacttattcattaccattcccaatcacaattatataacataactccAACAACTATTCCAATACACATAACCATAACCATTCTAATCACATGTCAATAAACAACACCATAAACAATAACCATTTATATAATCTCaaccattaaatcataaaacatgatcatgaCAATACTAAACCAtagagattaacatgataaaggttgggatattacatatgttatcaagtataagtgtctaataaattaaaagtgactaggaaagtaaaagcatccagtagaaattgttgtcaatttacatgaaagagaataataatcaaacaacattgaaaataaaaaattgcatatcattgattgtcaaaaaaaattgtaataattNTATATATTATTTACATTGTTTACGGCTCCATGTGTATATAAAAAATTGTGAGTCTTTGGttccaaaaaaattatgagtCTTGTACGGGGACATAATTAATCCCACATTTCCATTAATTTGTTGGCCAAATATAGAGATCATTTGATAAATCCAATTTAATATGTGCTCCACATGCGAATCACTTGTTGCTTACtagttaaaaataagaaaattgatTATAAATTTTCCACAAAATAAGTAATATACCTTTTTACAAGCTGCAAATTACACTACAAAAAATAAAGATGTTAGCGATGGTTTTAAAAcaatcgtcgctaatatttgcgacggttttcagCAAAACTGTCGCCATGTaaatatttgcgacggttttataaaagcATCGCAATTTTAGCAATTGATTAAAAAACCGTtgtaaaataaccgtcgctaattagcgacagtttaatcaAAACCGTTGCTACTAGCGACGATTTTCGCAACAACCAttgcaaattgtctataaatactTCActctttgataaatttttacAGCTTCACATCTTACATCTTCGGTTCAATTCTCTCTGGgcgattttattttttctttgagGTAAATTTTTTagcttaaatttttaatttatgatcatgaatttaattttgttgttcGGTTATAATTATCgtaaaattataaaaactaaatatttttcaataaattataaaactaatgtttttttaaaaaataattagcgacagattattttaaaaaccgtcgctaattagcgacggttttattattGCGACGGATTAtcaaaaccgtcgttaatttatTGCGACGGTCTATATCTTTaaagccgtcgctaattagtGACGCTGACTTTAGGGACGGTTTGATGATCTGTCACTAAGACcaaatttttttgtagtgttattaggtatttttaataattagtgCATccaggtgtgtgtgtgtgtgtgtgtgtgtgatatcTTACGCTTTTCTTGCAGTCAAatgattatgagaattttagATGGACGCGTGAATCCTTACAACAGAGGGATGGTTCTCAACTTCTTGAAGGTACTCTGCAGTGGTATTCCTCCATCAAAGAACAACTTTCGAGCAAAAGTGCAGAATGAGTCCGGATTGCAATTGTCAGATCAAGTAGTGATGGAAATCAAAAAAATACTGGAGGAAGTGTTTTTCTCAATAACAATAAGAATCATAGGATAAATATGTTTTTCCTACTTAACATTGATAAACAAACAGCCTATATATAGGTTAATACATAACTGGAAGCAACATGAAAATAGACATTATCCAACGTTCAAAAACAAACATCTATTGACTGGTTAAATAGAAATAAACTTACTGACGGACTCTTTCCTAGCCATTCCCTCGAAccctagccgccctaggacccAATCCAGCCCTAGACCGAGATCAAAACTTCCTTGaaccagccctggccgagccccaaCCCTCCATGCAGAGTAGCCGCACCCTCAAAGCCATGCATGAAAGTTTACACCTAAAAAAAATACCTCGGTCCTCCCTTTGTTATCCATCGGTTTTCCAGCTTTGATTTCACTTTAATCTTGTCATGTTTTAACCATATTGCATCATGTATTGGCAGCATACTCGTTGGAAGTCATAACGTTTTAAAAACCAAGTATTAAAtcattgaaactttgaaaatatttgtcaaaaatatttgaagatgCCATAGAAGAAAGTTATCATCACATAGCTTAACGGAATTAATATGATTGGCTGGATTAACAAACAAAAAGCTTGGAACAGTTGCTGCTACCTCAGATTGGACGGGAGTTTCACTGCCGGTGCTGGCGTTAGCCATggcagctctgataccaagttAGAGAAATAAATGAAGAACAAAAGCTTTGCTAGTGTGAAACATTTCTCGATTGATTTCCATTTACACTTGATAATGAATTTATACAGAGAACTCAAGCTACATGCTATTGACACGTGGAAAACTAATCCATAATTCTGTTACAACCAGTTCAACTATAAATTCATCTAGATCCTTTCTAATGTTTACTGGACTCATATACTTGGGCTTGTTATTTATTACATGGGCTTTGAGTGTCTTCAAGATCATGGGCTTTTACTATGTTCTGATCAAGATTCGACAAGAAGTAGGGACCCTTTACTGTTTCATCAGCTGGTGGAACAAGGGTTGGTTCCCCCGTTGCACATTTAGTTCAAAACTATGCTGCCATCTTTTAGATTCATTTTTGACCAAGATCTTGAAAACTGagcaagaagaagaaaaaagagaatcTGTTAGAAAATTTTTGATCCCTTTCCATGTTTTATTGAGCCCGTgatttgaaaaaacaaaaacaaacaaaattgtttttttaggCTGGATTTCAAAACTCAGATTCTTGGAATGACAATGAAAAGGGATTGGTCTAAATGTAAATTTATGAAGAAAAAGGTGTAGCTACGGAACAGGGTTTTGTGTACTACAGAAAGTGACTTGGGATATAACATGTTCATAAATCATAAGCATGATGATTAGTTTTGAGGATATACTTAAAGAAATTCATGACTTGTTTCATTCCATTTTCCATGGTTTTTTCTATATTATCTTATTTTTTACTCTTTGAAATTTACTTTGTTAAGATTAGGGATATAATCGAGTCGAGTCGAGCCGAGCCGAACTCTTAAATGTTTGAGCTTGGTtcgtttataatcgagccgagctcgagctttatttaacgaatatatgcatggctcacgagcttattcaagcctttatcgagcctaaacaagcttaataaatatgaattatacatttaaattttcagtaaattaattaaaaagtaaaatatatattttaaaaaaatatatattattcttattaaaatttgtaaatttattataataaataaatttaatagatttttctatatatttcataaataatatgcaaaatcaataaatcaaatatcaaaaatattattttttcatctaaaagaTTACCCATGAACTTACCAACGAACANNNNNNNNNNNNNNNNNNNNNNNNNNNNNNNNNNNNNNNNNNNNNNNNNNNNNNNNNNNNNNNNNNNNNNNNNNNNNNNNNNNNNNNNNNNNNNNNNNNNNNNNNNNNNNNNNNNNNNNNNNNNNNNNNNNNNNNNNNNNNNNNNNNNNNNNNNNNNNNNNNNNNNNNNNNNNNNNNNNNNNNNNNNNNNNNNNNNNNNNNNNNNNNNNNNNNNNNNNNNNNNNNNNNNNNNNNNNNNNNNNNNNNNNNNNNNNNNNNNNNNNNNNNNNNNNNNNNNNNNNNNNNNNNNNNNNNNNNNNNNNNNNNNNNNNNNNNNNNNNNNNNNNNNNNNNNNNNNNNNNNNNNNNNNNNNNNNNNNNNNNNNNNNNNNNNNNNNNNNNNNNNNNNNNNNNNNNNNNNNNNNNNNNNNNNNNNNNNNNNNNNNNNNNNNNNNNNNNNNNNNNNNNNNNNNNNNNNNNNNNNNNNNNNNNNNNNNNNNNNNNNNNNNNNNNNNNNNNNNNNNNNNNNNNNNNNNNNNNNNNNNNNNNNNNNNNNNNNNNNNNNNNNNNNNNNNNNNNNNNNNNNNNNNNNNNNNNNNNNNNNNNNNNNNNNNNNNNNNNNNNNNNNNNNNNNNNNNNNNNNNNNNNNNNNNNNNNNNNNNNNNNNNNNNNNNNNNNNNNNNNNNNNNNNNNNNNNNNNNNNNNNNNNNNNNNNNNNNNNNNNNNNNNNNNNNNNNNNNNNNNNNNNNNNNNNNNNNNNNNNNNNNNNNNNNNNNNNNNNNNNNNNNNNNNNNNNNNNNNNNNNNNNNNNNNNNNNNNNNNNNNNNNNNNNNNNNNNNNNNNNNNNNNNNNNNNNNNNNNNNNNNNNNNNNNNNNNNNNNNNNNNNNNNNNNNNNNNNNNNNNNNNNNNNNNNNNNNNNNNNNNNNNNNNNNNNNNNNNNNNNNNNNNNNNNNNNNNNNNNNNNNNNNNNNNNNNNNNNNNNNNNNNNcataaatttagtttaaaatttagaaaaaaaaaagaagaagaagcatGTGTATtaaagagaaataaaattttaatataatatcactcaaataaatatatatagtaaaaaacatatctaacatacatataaatatataaataaaataatatgtaatactcagttaaaaaattttatatgtaaaattgttatatataacaaatgataataaactatcaatataattcatatttattataaggattatattgattaatttttttttagagattatatcataaatttagtttaaaatttagagaaaaaaaaaagaagaagaatgtgtattaatgtccaaatatatctaagatggacaatgaatcacaaaaattgactaaaaaacgtaaataaataatttttttatataaaatttagaaaataaaaaaaatatgaattaatgtccaaatctatCTAAGATGAACAATGAATCATAAAAAACCCCTTAAAAagacattaatttaatttgctaacttaaatgaacaaagaaatgtaaaataataatttttttggcataaaatttaagaaataaagaggaatgtgtattaatgtccaaattcatttaagatggacaatgaattaaaaaaaacccttaagataacttaataatttaattggccaacttaaatgaacaaggacatataaaaaaattcacaattgaagtggtatatttatatgtatgttagataTTTTATATCTATATATCTTTCATAATCTTATCTCACAAAACAAACGAAAACTTctgtattaaatatttatatatttatttatagattaGATTAACAAAACAATCAATTTGCTTCCCCATTGGCATTATCAGGTAAGGATAGAATAGGATCGCAAATGCATTGGGATCTAACAAAGACTGCTCTTATGCCAGCTATGGATTCGGAACTCCCCTTTTATGGATAGTATAGGTAATAAACATTATGTCGAAGATCGCACACTAACACGATATTTGGGACATTCAATTGTCAATTGGTAGGCAAGAACTTTTATGTTAGGCAACCCTATAAATTTAAGAGGTAAaacgttaatttttttaaaagtttatagGTAAGAATTTTTCCAAGAATATATCGTTTGAGGGGCCTATGTCTTCCATTTTGACTGTCCTTGCTTTCGCtatcaatttatttttgaaagattttaCAAGTAACTAAAGCCAAAATATACATccagttataaaaaaaaatcccgTGTGTTTTTTATGTTGCTTAATACATtacatcacataaaaaaaaatgatgttaTTCCTCTTATAACCATTATATAATCCATTGATTAGGGGGGGAATGATTTTTTGGTAACGTCATCAACACACAGACAACAAATATACTCAGCGATAATTAACAAAAAGTTAATTTCATTACTATGTAAACAATTATTTCGCAAATTTTACtaaatgtattaaatattaatcataCAAAATGCATAACATAAGAAAATTGTGGAAATAAATATCAACTATGTTTGGCTCCGTATGCTCGCCCTACACAATTTCTCGGGAATAACATAATTAAGCTACAACTTCTAAGGATGCTGGATGTATTAATTACAAAACATGTATGTTCTGCATATTAATTAGCCTATAGATATATATAAactaaatttcataaaattaagaACTATGCGGTACTTTAAAAAGGGACAAGAGAGAACCTGAAGGCTAATGCAACATCTAAAACAAGCTGCATCTTTAAGATACAGAGTCTAATGGATTGATGGGCAACCTGCAAAAGGTGAAATAATCGATTATAgacaaaattcaaaaagaagGTTGCCAAAAGATAGTTCATTGTGATTAAAACCGCCAGGGGAGAGGTTTTTTGCCTGCTAATTTACGCCTTGTCGTCCTTGTTCTCTTTTCCTAAATCGTCTCCAGATTCAGCCGCCTCTTCATCTTCATCATCGGACATGTTATTTATGACTTCCGtgattatttctttaatttctgATTTCCTATGCATCAGGTCTATCCCAAAGTGATTTCCTGATGTGACATTCCAAATGGTTAACATCAACAAGATTAAGATGGTCTTAACGTGGTAGAAATGAATGACGGGGATAAAGGATGTCATACCGAGTTGTTTGAGAATGTCAGATAATGTTGCCTGCATTTCAGATTATATCAAACATGTAAATGAGATATAAAAGATTCATCATAGCCAAAACTACGAAAATGTAAGTACAACTTACGGTGTTGAAATCTACTTCCTTCAGTATATTTGTTACCACCGCGTGCATTTCTTCTTTAGTGGGTTCTTTCTTTGCATTTCTGCTGCTTTCCTTTTTACCTATCACAAAAGAAAGTAAGAAAAACtagattaattaatataataccTTGAAGTAAATTCTTTGGAAAGCTGAATCAGGCAACTCTTAAAACACAATATCAAACCATATCAATAAACATTTTACTATTTCAATCCGAAGCACCTTACAACATGTTCAAGCCCAATTGAAGAATTTTTTCACCATTATTTGCAACGTGGATATGAGTGAAAATTGATTGTGTTTAAATAACTTAGAATAGCACCAGGTATCGTTTCCTACAACTTGAGTCTAGTAAATATGCAATACCTCGATCCTTCTCCACCACTTTGGCAGAAGACTTGCTTGCCTTTTTCTTGCTTGAAGATGTATCCTTTGGAGATGTACTTGTTTCCTCTCGCTGCTTATCACCATTTCGTTTCTTAGTCGGGGGTGTCCTTACTTCACTTTTGGATTCAGCTTCAGAGACACGTTTCTTTGATTTAGAACTGGAAGATGTTTTGGTCGAATTGCCAGGGGTGTCTGGCGCTTTGGCCGAGCTTTGTTTACCAGCTGCTTTGGACTTCTTATCAATCCTAGTTCCAGCATCCTTTTTGGTGCTTGTCTTCGAAGAACTCTTCTCAGGAAGCATCTGCTTCTTGggttcatcttgttcttcatcttcttcctcTGGATTGGTTGCCTCCTTGTCACTATCTGCTCGAGAGACAGTGTCATCATCGTCCTGGTCATCTTCACTTAGTGAATGCTCACTTTTACCATCATCTCGTTCCTCACTTGAATGCTCTCTCTTTTTCCCAGATTCAGAGTCCAATTTTGGTTTCTAAATGCAGATAAGACCAAATGTCATTATAAGTGAAAGCAAATACCGGTAACTGTAATGGAAGAGACATAAGATTCTACCCCATGGCAAGCCCATTTCACAATCACATACTGCATTTATATGTACTTGTCCCACAGGGGTTGCCATGGTTTGAAGGTTCAAATGCAAAGAATAGGTCCATGTAACTGGCTATTTAACTTGCCAGTCTAGCAGCTTTGCTAGCCCAATAATGGAACCATCGCAGAAAACCGAAAAAGAAAATTGCATTCGCCATTCTGAAATTTGATAGAAACCATTCACCATCGGTATCCCCAGACGACATAACAGATTAGATCTAAAGTCGAGACAtcaaaaatacaaaaaacaacagagaaaaagaaaaaatagtgGGTTATAAGAGATGATTTAGCaaccataatatttttttcaatcgACGGTCTCATGGCactaaagcattaaatgctatATCAGACTCCTCATATGATGGTGACCTCACATCACAATTCAGAGTTAT
This sequence is a window from Primulina huaijiensis isolate GDHJ02 chromosome 13, ASM1229523v2, whole genome shotgun sequence. Protein-coding genes within it:
- the LOC140991860 gene encoding uncharacterized protein, whose protein sequence is MNPPEFVGSLDPLVALEWVKSLEAIFDYLKFNDRDKVSCAVFMLVKAARIWWEATKVTVTVRELKWDEFKELFYVKYFSREVRAKKVKEFLELRQAAMTVNEYTFKFEEGCVLVPFIAENDKDKGEHFRRGLRPEIRRDVHMAKVVTYQDIVERALLAELDEREIEKERQLRRQALQARGQGTSASTRGGYKRER